The proteins below are encoded in one region of Borrelia hispanica CRI:
- the rplW gene encoding 50S ribosomal protein L23: MKAYDIIISPMLTEKTNIQRENMNVYAFKVKKQANKKEIGAAIKELFNVTPISCNLLNVKSKVKTVVSRKGYPIGKGKTSSWKKAYVYLKKEDKIDIF, translated from the coding sequence ATGAAAGCTTATGATATAATAATTTCGCCTATGCTTACTGAGAAGACTAATATTCAAAGAGAAAATATGAATGTTTATGCTTTTAAAGTTAAAAAACAGGCAAATAAGAAGGAAATTGGTGCTGCAATTAAAGAGCTTTTTAATGTTACTCCAATATCATGTAATTTGCTTAATGTTAAGAGCAAGGTTAAAACAGTTGTCTCAAGAAAAGGTTATCCTATTGGCAAAGGGAAAACTTCTTCATGGAAAAAAGCGTATGTTTATCTTAAAAAAGAAGATAAGATAGATATTTTTTAG
- a CDS encoding MATE family efflux transporter: MSTSKTKIRKLILEGNLYLVFLFISFPIMVTNLLQSCYELVDMFYVGKLGAMPLAALSLTGPINFLIMVFAMGMATGSVSLMSRSIGEKTFSKFAKYAGQLIFLNFVFSLFVAILIFIFIDSILELIGVRGELKELTRSYFYVIVYAIPVMFLSISVVYILNSQGETVVAMFLILVANIINFFLDPILMFTLGLGIAGAAWSTLLSKLITVLSYLFFTYRLNCGLKVHFKDIIPDINVIKKIISLGLPVAFGQVMASLSFLIFNHIVIQISSKFLAAYGMVNNIISFLLLPGMSIGTGIISIVGQNLGAKNIMRVGDILKKGFFVTLVIMLTVASFIMSFKDVIISLFTFDLEVIRYANDYLLLAVIGTVGFGLQQVFLGVLVGSGLTKLVMIVVCIRLWIIRLPTVFILQYFGILEDSLGYAFIISNYLALIILLFLTFTRYGHRCNKSNM, translated from the coding sequence ATGTCAACAAGTAAAACAAAAATTAGAAAATTAATATTAGAAGGTAATTTGTATTTAGTATTTCTGTTTATAAGTTTTCCTATTATGGTAACCAATCTTCTTCAATCTTGTTATGAACTTGTAGATATGTTTTATGTTGGAAAACTTGGTGCTATGCCTCTTGCAGCATTGTCTCTTACTGGTCCTATTAATTTTCTTATTATGGTTTTTGCCATGGGGATGGCTACAGGAAGTGTGTCATTAATGTCTAGATCTATTGGAGAGAAAACCTTTTCTAAATTTGCAAAATATGCTGGGCAGTTAATTTTTTTAAATTTTGTATTTTCTTTATTTGTTGCAATTTTAATTTTTATATTTATAGATTCTATTTTAGAACTTATAGGTGTAAGGGGTGAACTTAAAGAACTTACAAGGTCATATTTTTATGTTATAGTTTATGCAATACCCGTGATGTTTTTAAGTATTTCCGTTGTGTATATATTAAATTCTCAAGGAGAAACCGTTGTTGCGATGTTTTTAATTTTAGTCGCAAATATTATTAATTTTTTTCTTGATCCAATTTTGATGTTTACTTTGGGTTTAGGTATTGCTGGTGCTGCTTGGTCTACGCTTCTATCGAAATTAATTACAGTTTTGTCCTATCTTTTTTTTACCTATAGGTTAAATTGTGGACTTAAAGTGCATTTTAAAGATATTATTCCAGATATTAATGTAATAAAAAAAATTATTAGTCTGGGATTGCCGGTAGCTTTTGGTCAAGTTATGGCCTCCTTATCTTTTTTGATTTTTAATCATATTGTAATTCAAATTAGTTCTAAATTTTTGGCTGCTTATGGCATGGTAAATAATATTATTTCTTTTTTACTGCTTCCTGGAATGAGTATTGGTACTGGAATTATTTCAATTGTTGGACAAAATCTTGGTGCAAAAAATATAATGAGAGTAGGAGATATTTTAAAAAAAGGGTTTTTTGTTACTTTAGTAATAATGCTTACCGTTGCATCGTTTATCATGTCTTTTAAAGATGTTATAATATCGCTTTTTACATTTGATTTAGAAGTTATTAGATATGCCAATGATTATTTATTATTGGCAGTTATTGGAACTGTTGGATTTGGTTTGCAACAAGTTTTTTTAGGTGTATTAGTAGGTTCAGGGCTGACAAAGCTGGTTATGATTGTTGTTTGTATTCGTCTCTGGATTATCCGTTTACCGACTGTGTTTATATTGCAATATTTTGGAATTTTGGAAGATTCATTAGGTTATGCTTTTATAATTTCAAACTATTTGGCTTTAATTATTTTGTTATTTTTAACTTTCACTAGATATGGACATAGATGTAATAAGAGTAATATGTGA
- the tuf gene encoding elongation factor Tu, with the protein MAKEIFQRTKPHMNVGTIGHVDHGKTTLTAAISIYCSKVNKDAKALKYEDIDNAPEEKARGITINARHIEYETANRHYAHVDCPGHADYIKNMITGAAQMDAAILLVAADSGAEPQTKEHLLLAQRMGIKKIIVFLNKLDLADPELVELVEVEVLELVEKYGFPGDTPIVKGSAFGAMSNPDDPEATKCIKELLETMDNYFDLPERDIDKPFLLAIEDVFSISGRGTVATGRIERGVIKVGQEVEIVGIRETRKTTVTGVEMFQKILEQGEAGDNVGLLLRGVDKKDIERGQVIAALGTITPHKKFKASIYCLTKEEGGRHKPFFSGYRPQFFFRTTDVTGMVSLEGKEMVMPGDNVDIVVELISSIAMDKNVEFAVREGGRTVASGRILEILE; encoded by the coding sequence ATGGCTAAGGAAATTTTTCAAAGAACAAAGCCACATATGAATGTTGGTACAATAGGGCATGTTGACCATGGTAAGACAACATTAACAGCAGCTATTAGTATTTATTGTTCAAAGGTAAATAAGGATGCTAAAGCTCTTAAGTATGAGGATATTGATAATGCGCCTGAAGAGAAGGCAAGAGGAATAACAATTAATGCTAGACATATTGAATATGAAACTGCAAATCGACATTATGCTCATGTTGATTGTCCTGGGCATGCTGATTATATTAAAAACATGATTACAGGTGCAGCTCAGATGGATGCTGCAATATTATTGGTTGCTGCTGATAGTGGTGCAGAACCTCAAACAAAAGAGCATTTGCTTCTTGCACAAAGAATGGGAATAAAGAAAATAATAGTGTTTTTAAACAAATTGGATTTAGCAGATCCTGAACTTGTGGAGCTTGTTGAAGTTGAGGTTTTAGAACTTGTTGAGAAATATGGATTTCCTGGTGATACACCAATAGTAAAAGGTTCAGCTTTTGGAGCTATGTCAAATCCTGATGATCCTGAGGCTACAAAATGCATAAAAGAACTTCTTGAAACTATGGATAATTATTTTGATCTTCCAGAAAGAGATATTGATAAGCCATTTTTACTTGCTATTGAAGATGTTTTCTCTATTTCTGGACGTGGTACAGTTGCTACTGGTCGTATTGAGAGAGGTGTTATTAAGGTTGGGCAAGAAGTTGAGATTGTTGGAATTAGAGAAACCAGAAAGACAACCGTTACTGGTGTTGAAATGTTTCAAAAGATTCTTGAACAAGGTGAAGCAGGAGATAATGTTGGTCTTTTATTAAGAGGTGTTGACAAAAAAGATATTGAGAGAGGTCAAGTTATTGCTGCTCTTGGTACGATTACTCCTCACAAGAAATTTAAGGCTTCTATATATTGTTTAACTAAAGAAGAAGGTGGAAGACATAAGCCGTTCTTTTCAGGATATCGACCTCAATTTTTCTTTAGAACAACGGATGTTACAGGTATGGTTAGTCTAGAAGGTAAAGAGATGGTTATGCCTGGAGATAATGTTGATATTGTTGTTGAGCTTATATCTTCAATAGCGATGGATAAAAATGTTGAATTTGCTGTTAGAGAGGGCGGTAGAACAGTTGCTTCAGGAAGGATTCTGGAAATATTGGAATAG
- the rplB gene encoding 50S ribosomal protein L2, which yields MGIKTYRPKTSSLRYKTTLSFDELSKGNDPLKSLTKGKVSRAGRDSSGRISVRRRGGGHKRRYREIDFARRDKFGIPARVAAIEYDPNRSPNIALLVYRDGDKRYIIAPKGVKVGDILESGPNAPIKIGNALPLENIPVGKMVHNIELNIGKGGQLVRGAGGYAMIIASDGDYVTVKLPSGEMRMIFKKCMATLGEVGNEDYMNVSIGKAGKSRWLGRRPKVRGVAMNPIDHPHGGGEGKTSGGRHPVSPWGQPAKGYKTRKKNKYSDKFIVKRRNN from the coding sequence ATGGGGATTAAGACTTATAGGCCAAAAACTTCGTCTTTGCGTTATAAGACAACTTTGTCTTTTGATGAGTTAAGTAAGGGTAATGACCCTTTGAAGTCTTTAACTAAAGGGAAGGTATCTAGGGCTGGGAGAGATTCTTCTGGAAGAATTAGTGTTAGGAGAAGAGGTGGAGGACATAAGAGACGTTATAGAGAAATTGATTTTGCCAGAAGAGATAAATTTGGCATACCTGCTAGAGTTGCAGCTATTGAGTACGACCCAAATAGAAGCCCTAATATAGCTTTGCTTGTATATAGAGATGGAGACAAAAGGTATATTATTGCTCCAAAAGGAGTTAAGGTTGGCGATATTTTAGAGAGTGGTCCAAATGCCCCAATAAAGATTGGTAATGCATTGCCACTTGAAAATATTCCTGTTGGTAAGATGGTTCACAACATTGAGCTTAATATTGGAAAGGGTGGACAGCTTGTAAGAGGTGCTGGTGGATATGCTATGATTATTGCTTCTGATGGAGATTATGTAACAGTTAAACTTCCATCAGGTGAAATGAGAATGATTTTTAAGAAGTGCATGGCGACTCTTGGAGAAGTTGGTAATGAAGATTATATGAATGTTTCTATTGGTAAGGCTGGTAAGAGTAGGTGGCTTGGTAGAAGACCTAAGGTTAGAGGTGTTGCCATGAATCCTATAGATCATCCACATGGAGGTGGAGAAGGTAAAACTTCTGGTGGTCGACATCCTGTATCTCCTTGGGGTCAGCCAGCTAAGGGATATAAGACTCGAAAAAAGAATAAGTATTCAGATAAATTTATCGTCAAAAGAAGAAATAATTAG
- the rpsJ gene encoding 30S ribosomal protein S10: MITKDKIRVRLFSFDVKILDQSAESIVRAVQKSKAQIKGPIPLPTKIKKYTVLRSPHVNKKSREQFEMRTHKRLIDILEPTSALMDSLMKLELPAGVEVDIKQ; encoded by the coding sequence TTGATTACTAAAGATAAGATACGGGTAAGGCTTTTTAGTTTTGATGTTAAGATATTAGATCAGAGTGCTGAGTCTATTGTTAGGGCTGTTCAAAAGTCTAAGGCACAGATTAAAGGTCCAATTCCTTTGCCGACAAAAATAAAGAAGTATACTGTTTTGCGTTCTCCTCATGTTAATAAAAAATCAAGAGAACAGTTTGAAATGAGAACCCATAAGAGGCTTATTGATATTTTAGAGCCTACTTCTGCTTTGATGGACTCTTTGATGAAATTGGAGCTTCCTGCAGGAGTGGAGGTTGATATTAAACAGTAA
- the rplC gene encoding 50S ribosomal protein L3 — MFGLIGKKVGMTQVFQSNGIVIPVTVIEFEPNYVIGKKTVERDGYDALIMGSVDLKGSKISRPIKGQYKKLENIEPKRYVIEFKGLKGYDAGDEVGLDAFREIKYVDITGTTKGKGFQGAMKRHNFSGGPSSHGSKFHRHLGGTGQATTPARTFKGTKMAGRMGGAQQTIQNLEIIFIDEEKRAILVKGAVPGVKGSFVIVKKAKKVGI; from the coding sequence ATGTTCGGATTGATTGGAAAAAAAGTTGGCATGACGCAGGTCTTTCAAAGCAATGGAATTGTGATACCTGTGACGGTGATAGAGTTTGAACCCAATTATGTTATAGGCAAAAAAACAGTGGAGAGAGATGGGTATGATGCTCTTATAATGGGTTCTGTCGATCTTAAGGGTTCTAAAATTTCAAGGCCTATAAAAGGTCAATATAAAAAATTAGAAAATATTGAACCTAAAAGATATGTGATAGAATTTAAAGGGCTTAAAGGTTATGATGCTGGTGATGAGGTTGGTCTTGATGCTTTTAGGGAGATTAAATATGTAGATATTACTGGTACTACCAAGGGCAAAGGTTTTCAGGGAGCTATGAAGAGACATAATTTTAGTGGTGGTCCATCTTCTCATGGTTCTAAATTTCATAGGCATCTTGGTGGTACAGGTCAGGCTACTACACCTGCTAGAACTTTTAAGGGAACTAAAATGGCTGGTAGAATGGGTGGCGCACAACAAACTATTCAGAATCTTGAAATTATTTTTATTGATGAGGAAAAAAGAGCCATTTTGGTTAAAGGAGCTGTGCCAGGAGTTAAGGGTTCTTTTGTTATTGTTAAAAAGGCAAAAAAAGTAGGTATTTAG
- the rplD gene encoding 50S ribosomal protein L4, whose protein sequence is MERKVFSKDGQELRTIDLDDGVFNIDISYGSIYNAINNELANLRVGTASTKTRAEVRGSSKKPWKQKGTGRARVGTKRNPVWVGGGIALGPKPRDYSYKLPKKVKRLAFKSVLSLCASVDDRLKVVENFTIESGKTKELALIIKNFIKNNGKTVILLGNDDQMLKRAGKNIRDLKILSFNRLRVVDLFYTKNLIALESAINGLNELYVK, encoded by the coding sequence ATGGAAAGAAAAGTTTTTTCTAAAGATGGACAAGAACTTAGAACTATAGATTTAGATGATGGAGTTTTCAATATAGATATTAGTTATGGTTCTATATATAATGCTATTAATAATGAACTAGCTAATCTTAGAGTTGGAACAGCTTCAACTAAGACTAGAGCTGAGGTTAGAGGTAGTTCAAAAAAGCCTTGGAAACAAAAAGGTACGGGACGTGCTAGAGTTGGAACTAAAAGGAATCCAGTTTGGGTTGGTGGAGGTATAGCTTTGGGGCCAAAGCCAAGGGATTATAGTTATAAGCTTCCAAAAAAAGTTAAACGACTTGCTTTTAAATCTGTTTTAAGTCTATGTGCATCTGTGGATGATAGACTTAAAGTTGTTGAAAATTTTACTATTGAGTCAGGAAAGACAAAAGAGCTTGCTTTAATAATAAAGAATTTTATAAAAAATAATGGAAAAACAGTGATTTTATTGGGTAATGATGATCAGATGCTTAAGAGAGCAGGAAAGAATATAAGAGATTTAAAGATTCTATCTTTTAATAGACTTAGGGTTGTTGATTTATTTTATACTAAAAATTTAATAGCTCTTGAATCTGCTATTAATGGGCTTAATGAGCTTTATGTTAAATAA
- a CDS encoding Nif3-like dinuclear metal center hexameric protein, which yields MTVKELSFHLDEIFKVNDHKDIDKSLNGLQVGNLELEVKKVALAVDASMATLREVKGYDFLITHHGIFWSKSEKIIAGIYDKVKWLINNDLSLYCVHLPMDAHTIYSHSKVLSDFLGFHNPIPFANYKGINLGIISIAGFGFSEILKRIEAHNKHILFYKKFKETVSRVAIVSGSGYSFFEEALEYDIDLFITGDTSHQIYSLAEERSVNLIFAGHYFTETFGLLKLMEYLRNQRGLEVDFILQDTNL from the coding sequence TTGACTGTTAAAGAATTATCATTTCATTTGGATGAAATATTTAAAGTCAATGATCATAAGGATATTGATAAAAGTCTTAATGGACTTCAAGTTGGTAATTTGGAGCTTGAGGTTAAAAAGGTTGCTTTGGCTGTTGATGCAAGTATGGCAACTTTAAGAGAAGTAAAGGGTTATGATTTTTTAATAACTCATCATGGTATTTTTTGGTCAAAATCAGAGAAAATTATTGCTGGTATTTATGATAAAGTGAAATGGCTTATTAATAATGATTTATCGCTTTATTGTGTTCATTTACCAATGGATGCTCATACTATTTATTCTCATAGCAAAGTATTGTCTGATTTTCTTGGATTTCATAATCCTATTCCCTTTGCAAATTATAAAGGTATTAACTTGGGTATTATTTCTATTGCTGGGTTTGGTTTTTCTGAAATTTTAAAAAGGATTGAAGCCCATAATAAACATATTCTTTTTTATAAGAAATTTAAAGAGACCGTATCAAGAGTGGCTATTGTTAGTGGTTCTGGATATTCTTTTTTTGAAGAAGCATTAGAATATGATATTGATTTGTTTATAACTGGAGATACTTCTCATCAGATATATTCTTTGGCTGAAGAGAGGAGTGTAAATTTGATATTTGCTGGTCATTATTTTACCGAAACGTTTGGTTTGTTAAAATTAATGGAATATTTAAGAAATCAACGAGGATTAGAAGTTGATTTTATTTTACAAGATACCAATTTATAA
- the pgeF gene encoding peptidoglycan editing factor PgeF, with protein MKVLERELYYEFEVDSSVKLIYTKKPFDLEIKNISSDNLSFIPKDKEIKYLKQLHTNIVYEVTDGFVNFQKGDGLVSSSCNVALLAYYADCLPIYIFDKSKKYIGLAHSGYKGSFQLIILKMLFKFQDMGSNFEDLRIIFGPYNRGCCYEVSSEFVSKINLKFSEKLLDMSFCKKDDKIYFDNVNFNLGLISNFNLKVEDSGLCTYCNCNLYSHRKFRGKRSYAVIWRT; from the coding sequence ATGAAGGTATTGGAGAGAGAACTTTATTATGAATTTGAGGTAGATTCTAGTGTGAAGTTGATTTATACTAAAAAACCTTTTGATTTAGAGATAAAAAATATTAGTAGTGATAATTTAAGTTTTATTCCAAAGGATAAAGAAATAAAATATTTAAAGCAATTACATACCAATATTGTTTATGAAGTTACTGATGGTTTTGTTAATTTTCAAAAGGGAGATGGACTTGTGTCCTCTTCTTGTAATGTTGCTCTTCTTGCTTATTATGCGGATTGTCTTCCTATATATATATTTGACAAATCAAAAAAATATATAGGACTTGCTCATAGTGGGTATAAGGGTAGTTTTCAGCTTATTATTTTAAAAATGTTATTTAAATTTCAAGATATGGGTTCAAATTTTGAAGATTTGAGAATTATATTTGGACCTTATAACAGAGGATGTTGTTATGAAGTTTCATCAGAATTTGTGTCAAAAATAAATTTAAAATTTAGTGAAAAATTGTTGGATATGTCTTTTTGTAAAAAGGATGATAAAATATATTTTGATAATGTTAATTTTAATTTAGGTTTAATTTCTAATTTTAATTTAAAAGTTGAGGATTCAGGTCTTTGTACTTATTGCAATTGTAATCTTTATTCTCATAGAAAATTTAGAGGTAAAAGGAGTTATGCTGTAATTTGGAGAACTTAG
- the lptB gene encoding LPS export ABC transporter ATP-binding protein, translating to MFLHRKNRIESIKEKLSLNAVTDIVLKADNIVKKYGEKVAVNGVTIDVHRGEVVGLLGPNGAGKTTTFYTIVGFIKANDGRVLINNHDVSKLNMYERARLGIVYLPQEPSIFRELTVEDNILVALERREDLSQAERKIELVNLLKDFEIKRIQYQKAYTLSGGERRRTEIARALAVSPYFLLLDEPFAGIDPIAIGDIKDIIRILKSKNIGVLITDHNVRDAFDIIDRAYIIYQGQVLDSGNVDYIINSEKAKKLYLGEEFRL from the coding sequence ATGTTCCTCCACAGGAAAAATAGAATAGAATCAATTAAAGAAAAACTTAGTCTTAACGCAGTTACTGATATTGTTCTTAAGGCAGATAATATTGTTAAGAAGTATGGCGAGAAAGTAGCTGTTAATGGCGTGACTATTGATGTTCATCGGGGTGAGGTTGTAGGTTTGCTTGGGCCAAATGGTGCAGGAAAAACCACCACATTTTATACTATTGTAGGTTTTATTAAAGCCAATGATGGGCGTGTTTTAATCAATAATCATGATGTTTCTAAACTTAATATGTATGAGCGGGCACGATTGGGGATTGTGTATTTGCCCCAAGAGCCATCTATTTTTAGGGAACTTACAGTTGAAGATAATATTTTAGTTGCTCTTGAGAGACGAGAAGATTTATCTCAAGCCGAACGTAAAATTGAACTTGTAAATCTTCTTAAAGATTTTGAAATTAAACGAATACAATATCAAAAGGCTTATACACTTTCAGGTGGAGAGAGAAGACGAACTGAGATAGCTAGAGCTTTAGCTGTAAGTCCATATTTTTTGTTGCTTGATGAACCTTTTGCAGGTATTGATCCTATAGCTATTGGAGATATAAAAGATATAATCAGGATTTTAAAGAGTAAGAATATTGGTGTTTTAATTACGGATCATAATGTAAGAGATGCTTTTGATATAATAGATAGAGCTTATATTATTTATCAAGGACAAGTGCTTGATTCGGGGAATGTTGATTATATTATAAATAGTGAGAAGGCTAAAAAACTTTATCTTGGTGAAGAGTTTAGATTATGA
- the lspA gene encoding signal peptidase II yields the protein MNINRNRLVSNLIFISILVFFDQWSKYLVVTYVKLGTEYLSFFGDLFKIIHVRNTGVLFSLGSNIDSSLKNLFFLIIPIIILVFVFSFSLRENNKVSRFALILILSGGIGNIIDRLFRPLGVVDFLDVKFFGIFGLQRWPTFNFADSYVVVGMTMFIIYDLFTKDKSINL from the coding sequence ATGAATATAAATAGAAACAGATTAGTTAGTAATTTGATCTTTATCTCTATTTTAGTTTTTTTTGATCAGTGGTCTAAATATTTAGTTGTTACTTATGTTAAGCTTGGAACCGAATATCTATCTTTTTTTGGAGATCTTTTTAAGATAATACATGTAAGAAATACCGGTGTTTTATTTTCATTAGGTTCTAATATTGATTCTAGCTTAAAAAATTTATTTTTTCTTATAATTCCTATTATTATTTTAGTTTTTGTTTTTTCTTTTTCATTAAGAGAAAATAACAAAGTATCGAGGTTTGCTCTTATTTTGATTTTATCTGGTGGTATTGGAAATATTATTGATAGGCTTTTTAGGCCTTTGGGTGTTGTGGATTTTTTGGATGTGAAGTTTTTTGGTATTTTTGGACTTCAGAGATGGCCAACCTTTAATTTTGCAGATAGTTATGTTGTTGTTGGGATGACCATGTTTATAATTTATGATTTATTTACTAAAGATAAAAGTATTAATTTATGA
- a CDS encoding YmdB family metallophosphoesterase — translation MSLRILVSGEIVGKPGVFVIKNFLHSFKQEKKIDFVISGNNFTTGFRGLCKRHAFLLKKYGVDVLTLGENAFVRAGLSDELDRYNFILKPLNCPARLKGYSYFIYNINGTKLAVLRLVGQTGITKYNFNNPFLTFDYFYERIKSITDNIIVLFDSNTTAEVNAMFFYLKSRVSACLGIGKRILTADLRIFDNTAVITDLGRVGSLDSVIGYSAVFEIDKFLKGFLNNKFTESWNGLGFNGIIIDIDDGKAVFVEAIREYIDFDSSIANSTDI, via the coding sequence GTGAGTTTGCGGATTTTGGTTTCTGGAGAGATTGTAGGTAAGCCTGGCGTTTTTGTGATAAAAAATTTTTTACATTCTTTTAAACAAGAAAAGAAAATTGATTTTGTTATATCTGGTAATAATTTTACTACAGGATTTAGGGGATTATGTAAAAGACATGCATTTTTGTTAAAGAAGTATGGTGTTGATGTTTTAACTTTAGGAGAGAATGCGTTTGTAAGGGCTGGTCTTAGTGATGAACTTGATAGGTATAATTTTATTTTAAAACCTTTAAATTGCCCTGCTAGATTGAAAGGTTATTCTTACTTTATTTATAATATAAATGGAACTAAACTTGCTGTGCTTAGGCTTGTGGGACAGACAGGAATTACAAAATATAATTTTAATAATCCTTTTCTTACTTTTGATTATTTTTATGAAAGAATTAAGTCGATTACTGATAATATAATCGTGCTTTTTGATTCTAATACCACAGCCGAAGTTAATGCTATGTTTTTTTATCTCAAGTCTAGAGTCAGTGCTTGTTTGGGTATTGGTAAGAGAATATTAACAGCAGATCTTAGAATTTTTGATAATACTGCAGTTATTACCGATCTTGGTAGAGTTGGAAGTTTAGATAGTGTTATTGGATATTCTGCTGTATTTGAGATAGATAAATTTTTAAAAGGTTTTTTAAATAATAAATTTACTGAATCGTGGAATGGGCTTGGTTTTAATGGCATTATAATTGATATTGATGATGGTAAAGCTGTTTTTGTTGAGGCTATAAGGGAATATATTGATTTTGACAGTAGTATTGCAAATAGTACTGATATTTAA
- the murA gene encoding UDP-N-acetylglucosamine 1-carboxyvinyltransferase — protein MYSYLVEGGFKIGGKITASGNKNAALPCMIAALLTDEEVILENIPNIRDVEVILKILEDIGVDVIRDGNILKIKALSVVKTEIDSSLTDLIRASILFVGPMLARCGRIDIAPPGGDVIGKRRLDTHFYGLGKLGARLIENERIVLEVDSLIGAEMFLDEASVTATENIIMASVLAFGETVIMNAACEPHVQDLCNMLNLMGADISGIGSNLLKIRGVKKLRGAKFRIGADFMQVGSLISLAALTGGELEINKADPGNFILIKHVYSKLGIDFEYDNENIYVKEKQYLKVRLDFGGHIPKIDDGPWPSFPTDLMSIMIVTATQVQGTVLIFEKMFESRMFFVDKLIKMGAQIVLCDPHRVVVTGKTVLKGSDVSSPDVRAGMSLLIAALCAEGKSRIHNIYQIERGYEDVVSKLSFLGAKIKRVRDE, from the coding sequence ATGTATAGCTATCTTGTAGAGGGTGGTTTTAAAATAGGTGGAAAAATAACGGCGAGTGGCAATAAAAACGCGGCTTTACCTTGCATGATAGCAGCATTGCTTACAGATGAAGAAGTGATTTTGGAGAATATTCCAAATATTAGAGATGTAGAAGTTATTTTAAAAATTTTAGAAGACATAGGAGTTGATGTTATAAGGGATGGTAATATCCTTAAAATTAAGGCTTTAAGTGTTGTGAAAACAGAAATAGATTCTTCTTTGACGGATTTAATTCGAGCTTCAATTTTATTTGTAGGACCTATGCTTGCTAGGTGTGGGCGAATTGATATTGCTCCTCCGGGTGGAGATGTTATTGGAAAAAGACGTCTTGATACTCATTTTTATGGTCTTGGTAAGCTTGGTGCTAGGTTGATAGAGAATGAACGTATTGTTTTAGAGGTAGATAGTTTAATTGGGGCTGAAATGTTTTTGGATGAGGCATCAGTTACAGCTACTGAGAATATTATTATGGCTTCTGTTCTTGCTTTTGGAGAAACTGTGATAATGAATGCTGCATGTGAACCACATGTGCAAGATTTGTGTAATATGTTGAATTTGATGGGAGCTGACATTTCTGGAATTGGCTCTAATTTGCTTAAAATAAGAGGTGTTAAGAAATTAAGAGGAGCTAAATTTAGGATAGGTGCTGATTTTATGCAGGTAGGTTCGTTAATTAGTCTTGCTGCATTAACAGGAGGTGAGCTTGAAATTAATAAGGCTGATCCTGGTAATTTTATTTTAATAAAGCATGTATATTCAAAACTTGGTATTGATTTTGAATATGACAATGAAAATATATATGTTAAAGAAAAACAGTATTTAAAAGTAAGGTTGGATTTTGGAGGACATATTCCTAAGATTGATGATGGTCCATGGCCATCTTTCCCAACAGATCTTATGAGTATTATGATAGTAACTGCAACTCAAGTTCAAGGGACTGTGCTTATTTTTGAGAAAATGTTTGAATCAAGGATGTTTTTTGTAGATAAACTTATTAAAATGGGAGCTCAAATTGTTCTTTGTGATCCTCATCGTGTGGTAGTTACAGGAAAAACTGTTCTTAAGGGAAGTGATGTATCTTCTCCTGATGTTAGAGCGGGTATGTCTTTGCTTATTGCAGCTCTTTGTGCTGAGGGGAAGAGTCGTATTCATAATATTTATCAAATTGAGAGGGGATATGAAGATGTTGTTTCTAAGTTGAGCTTTCTTGGTGCAAAAATTAAAAGAGTGAGAGATGAATAA